Proteins encoded together in one Temnothorax longispinosus isolate EJ_2023e chromosome 5, Tlon_JGU_v1, whole genome shotgun sequence window:
- the LOC139813532 gene encoding transmembrane protein 179, producing MALSNILLLSQIAGYVVALILSLCIIVPMSLHQDEFRGHCLLFSTGVWQESDGQIVVNWASQAYCNYTIFVGLILLVTSSIQIYRLSLFMYRSEDSSFLSAFVDVVTSVILTTVTLIAAIIVTLGFMTWCQCMTKRFPSCELAAGNDIDKADGIDTSGFHIELGAAQFGIWSSLSIWVGLSVFAVLKLLRYHQLENMKVSMYRERQRLIEATTSSQQQEPS from the exons ATGGCACTGTCAAATATCTTGCTGCTCAGCCAAATAGCGGGCTACGTCGTAGCCCTTATCCTGTCGCTCTGCATCATCGTGCCTATGAGTCTGCATCAGGATGAGTTCAG GGGACACTGTCTTTTGTTTTCGACCGGTGTCTGGCAGGAGTCGGATGGCCAGATTGTGGTAAACTGGGCGTCGCAGGCGTACTGTAATTACACAATATTCGTAGGTCTGATCCTCCTCGTAACGTCGTCGATACAGATCTACCGGTTGTCCCTGTTCATGTATCGTAGCGAGGACAGCTCGTTTCTCTCTGCGTTTGTGGACGTTGTGACTTCCGTCATTCTCACCACCGTCACCTTGATCGCGGCGATTATCGTAACTTTAGGTTTCATGACGTGGTGCCAATGTATGACCAAGAGGTTCCCGTCGTGCGAACTAGCAGCTGGAAATGATATTGACAAGGCTGACGGTATCGACACGTCAGGTTTCCATATCGAACTTGGCGCCGCCCAATTTGGCATTTGGAGTAGCCTGTCAATTTGGGTCGGTTTGTCGGTTTTCGCTGTCTTGAAACTGTTGAGGTACCATCAGTTAGAGAATATGAAAGTTTCCATGTATAGAGAAAGGCAAAGATTAATAGAAGCTACCACGAGCAGTCAGCAGCAGGAGCCGagttaa
- the LOC139813528 gene encoding uncharacterized protein isoform X1, with product MIIYIRKPFNISIFLKNLRFSVRCSLPSYCERFNHLELQLQTIFCQNYNRFLSSFSSQFLYTCVNGFLADQHTRLCIGEDYRSAARYPIVRMKYLYIGFMFFAYNYVIWGQDLSFPTDEETSHVSGGNSTMITERLPVSIPDSCPKDMLLYPGDGAKDSWVCDCRSRFLYFPLNNSCHEAYRQGPCPPKNYVILPEDEAVPRCVENPCLEDGVVPYNGTCYPLRTIGGPCAPDGVIGVNETNFQLECVQTAIAPFIIIDVPPRKCPPGSRRSTLGECKKVKKRG from the exons atgattatatatataaggaaaccttttaacatttcaatatttttaaaaaatttgcgtTTTAGCGTTAGATGCTCCTTACCATCTTATTGTGAGCGATTTAATCATCTCGAATTACAGTTGCAAACCATATTTTGTCAGAATTATAATcgatttctctcttccttctcttctcaATTCCTATATACATGCGTAAACGGCTTTCTCGCAGATCAACACACACGCTTATGTATTGGTGAAGATTATCGCTCTG CGGCTCGATATCCAATAGTGAGGATGAAGTATTTGTACATCGGTTTTATGTTTTTCGCATACAACTATGTGATATGGGGTCAGGATTTATCATTTCCAACTGATGAGGAAACTTCCCACGTCAGCGGTGGCAACTCCACg ATGATAACGGAACGTCTACCCGTATCAATACCGGATAGTTGCCCGAAAGACATGCTTCTCTACCCGGGAGACGGTGCGAAGGATTCCTGGGTGTGCGATTGTAGATCTCGATTCTTGTACTTTCCGTTGAACAATTCCTGCCACGAAGCCTATAGACAAGGTCCTTGTCCGccaaaaaattatgtcattcTTCCTGAGGACGAGGCGGTTCCTCGTTGCGTGGAGAATCCTTGCTTGGAAGATGGCGTGGTGCCGTATAACGGTACATGCTATCCACTTAGAACAATAGGCGGTCCGTGTGCGCCCGATGGGGTAATAGGTGTAAACGAGACTAACTTTCAATTGGAATGCGTACAAACAGCCATTGCACCTTTCATAATAATTGATGTTCCCCCAAGAAAGTGTCCGCCAGGCAGCCGTAGAAGCACACTCGGAGAGTGCAAAAAA GTTAAAAAAAGAGgttag
- the LOC139813528 gene encoding uncharacterized protein isoform X2 yields MKYLYIGFMFFAYNYVIWGQDLSFPTDEETSHVSGGNSTMITERLPVSIPDSCPKDMLLYPGDGAKDSWVCDCRSRFLYFPLNNSCHEAYRQGPCPPKNYVILPEDEAVPRCVENPCLEDGVVPYNGTCYPLRTIGGPCAPDGVIGVNETNFQLECVQTAIAPFIIIDVPPRKCPPGSRRSTLGECKKVKKRG; encoded by the exons ATGAAGTATTTGTACATCGGTTTTATGTTTTTCGCATACAACTATGTGATATGGGGTCAGGATTTATCATTTCCAACTGATGAGGAAACTTCCCACGTCAGCGGTGGCAACTCCACg ATGATAACGGAACGTCTACCCGTATCAATACCGGATAGTTGCCCGAAAGACATGCTTCTCTACCCGGGAGACGGTGCGAAGGATTCCTGGGTGTGCGATTGTAGATCTCGATTCTTGTACTTTCCGTTGAACAATTCCTGCCACGAAGCCTATAGACAAGGTCCTTGTCCGccaaaaaattatgtcattcTTCCTGAGGACGAGGCGGTTCCTCGTTGCGTGGAGAATCCTTGCTTGGAAGATGGCGTGGTGCCGTATAACGGTACATGCTATCCACTTAGAACAATAGGCGGTCCGTGTGCGCCCGATGGGGTAATAGGTGTAAACGAGACTAACTTTCAATTGGAATGCGTACAAACAGCCATTGCACCTTTCATAATAATTGATGTTCCCCCAAGAAAGTGTCCGCCAGGCAGCCGTAGAAGCACACTCGGAGAGTGCAAAAAA GTTAAAAAAAGAGgttag